In Gemmatimonadetes bacterium T265, one DNA window encodes the following:
- a CDS encoding four helix bundle protein, with protein sequence MHSAAMSSTISVRPARLPRLRAQVEATTLAKLVYDATAHFPATERASIGDQMRRAALSVPSNIAEGCARTTRADRARLLTIAWGSLRELEAQIDVVAAVSLVPPASADELVKHCRWTGRLLHALLHSPMR encoded by the coding sequence ATGCATAGTGCGGCCATGTCCTCCACCATCTCCGTCCGCCCGGCCCGCCTCCCTCGCCTCCGCGCGCAGGTCGAGGCCACCACACTCGCGAAGCTCGTCTACGACGCGACCGCGCACTTTCCCGCGACCGAGCGCGCCAGCATCGGCGATCAGATGCGGCGCGCCGCGCTGTCCGTCCCGTCGAACATCGCCGAGGGCTGCGCACGGACCACGCGCGCCGATCGTGCCCGTCTGCTTACGATCGCGTGGGGCTCGCTCCGCGAACTCGAGGCGCAGATCGACGTCGTCGCCGCCGTCTCGCTCGTCCCGCCCGCGTCCGCCGACGAACTGGTCAAGCACTGCCGCTGGACCGGCCGCTTGCTCCACGCGCTGTTGCATTCGCCGATGCGCTGA
- a CDS encoding BMP family ABC transporter substrate-binding protein, whose protein sequence is MRKLLLLVGALLAAHLALLFVRPSGAAVPPAGPGLDVGVVFDVGGRGDKSFNDGAYLGATRAARTLGARVRYVEPGEGSDREAGLRLLAAEGMDLVVGVGFIFSDDLTQLAKEYPRTHFAGVDYAIATDKQGNPVPPPPNLEALKFREEQGAFLAGALAALVGGSPKVGFVGGMDIPLIHKFEAGYRAGVLHVCPACQVVAQYAGVTPEAFRNPGRGKELALSQYNSGVNVIFHASGSTGLGVFEAARQAGKLAVGVDADQYAEAPGYVLTSMVKGVDAAVFDAIQRVHDGDFRGGVRQFGLKEHGVYLVEDAHNARLIPPPARARLAGLRDSIIAGQIAVPSAR, encoded by the coding sequence ATGCGCAAGCTGCTCCTCCTCGTCGGCGCGCTCCTCGCGGCGCACCTCGCGTTGCTCTTCGTGCGTCCGTCCGGCGCCGCGGTGCCGCCCGCGGGCCCGGGGCTCGACGTCGGCGTCGTCTTCGACGTCGGAGGCCGCGGCGACAAGTCGTTCAACGACGGCGCCTACCTCGGCGCGACCCGGGCCGCCCGCACGTTAGGCGCCCGCGTCCGCTACGTGGAGCCGGGCGAGGGCTCCGACCGCGAGGCGGGGCTGCGGCTGCTCGCGGCCGAGGGGATGGACCTCGTCGTCGGCGTCGGCTTCATCTTCAGCGACGACCTGACGCAGCTCGCGAAGGAGTACCCGCGCACGCACTTCGCCGGCGTCGATTACGCGATCGCGACTGACAAGCAGGGCAACCCGGTGCCGCCCCCGCCCAACCTCGAGGCGCTCAAGTTCCGCGAGGAGCAGGGGGCGTTCCTGGCCGGCGCGCTCGCCGCGCTCGTCGGCGGCTCGCCGAAGGTGGGCTTCGTCGGCGGGATGGACATCCCGCTCATCCACAAGTTCGAGGCCGGCTACCGCGCCGGCGTCCTGCACGTGTGCCCCGCGTGCCAGGTCGTCGCGCAGTACGCGGGCGTGACCCCCGAAGCGTTCCGTAATCCGGGGCGCGGCAAGGAGCTCGCGCTCTCGCAGTACAACAGCGGCGTCAACGTGATCTTCCACGCCTCCGGCTCGACGGGGCTGGGCGTGTTCGAGGCCGCGCGCCAGGCAGGCAAGCTCGCGGTCGGCGTCGACGCCGACCAGTACGCGGAGGCGCCGGGGTACGTGCTCACGTCGATGGTCAAGGGCGTCGACGCGGCGGTGTTCGACGCGATCCAGCGCGTGCACGACGGCGACTTCCGCGGCGGCGTGCGGCAGTTCGGGCTGAAGGAGCACGGCGTCTACCTCGTCGAGGACGCGCACAACGCGCGGCTGATCCCGCCGCCGGCGCGCGCGCGGCTAGCCGGGCTCCGCGACTCCATCATCGCCGGGCAGATCGCGGTGCCGAGCGCGCGATGA
- a CDS encoding cell envelope biogenesis protein OmpA, whose amino-acid sequence MPRQPVRPYTLRTTTVARLTLVRLPGRPRIVAAGALALAALGPLAGCASVKQALDTDKGRGGAIGAAAGAVTGGLIGRANGSTARGAILGAVVGGAAGAIIGHQMDQRAKTLQQNIPGATVERVGEGILVTFASGLLYDFNSDAVKPTAQANLRELAANFTKYPDTDLLVVGHTDSVGTAEYNQQLSLRRAQAAAAYLESQGVPTERVRTEGKGEAEPVAANATEAGRAQNRRVEVALYADDAMKAHARQQAGTTGG is encoded by the coding sequence ATGCCGCGTCAGCCAGTCCGTCCGTACACCCTTCGCACGACCACCGTCGCGCGCCTAACGCTCGTCCGCCTTCCCGGCCGCCCGCGGATCGTCGCGGCCGGCGCACTCGCGCTGGCCGCGCTCGGGCCGCTCGCCGGCTGCGCCTCGGTCAAACAGGCCCTCGACACGGACAAGGGGCGCGGTGGCGCGATCGGCGCCGCCGCGGGGGCGGTCACCGGCGGCCTGATCGGCCGAGCGAACGGCTCGACCGCGCGCGGCGCGATCCTCGGCGCCGTCGTCGGCGGCGCAGCCGGAGCGATCATCGGCCACCAGATGGACCAGCGCGCCAAGACGCTGCAACAGAACATCCCGGGCGCGACGGTCGAGCGCGTCGGCGAAGGGATCCTCGTCACCTTCGCGAGCGGACTCCTGTACGACTTCAACTCCGACGCGGTGAAGCCGACCGCGCAGGCGAACCTCCGCGAGCTCGCGGCGAACTTCACGAAGTACCCCGACACCGACCTGCTCGTCGTCGGCCACACGGACTCGGTGGGCACCGCGGAGTACAACCAGCAGCTGTCGCTGCGACGCGCGCAGGCCGCGGCGGCGTACCTGGAATCGCAGGGCGTGCCGACCGAGCGCGTGCGCACGGAGGGCAAGGGCGAGGCGGAGCCGGTGGCCGCGAATGCGACCGAGGCCGGACGCGCGCAGAACCGCCGCGTCGAGGTCGCGCTCTACGCCGACGACGCGATGAAGGCGCACGCCCGGCAGCAGGCCGGGACGACCGGCGGCTG
- a CDS encoding nicotinate-nucleotide diphosphorylase (carboxylating) — protein MTNPPDDGPKARPKARRRAPAGVPVATPVDPLYFPLTPAQVTALVRDALQEDEALNDVTTLATVLAGRHARGQLVARQAGVIAGLALALEAFHQLDARVIARVDVPDGVEVAAGTPIVFLSGHARGILSAERVALNFVQRLSGVATLTARYVHAVAGTGARILDTRKTTPGWRRLEKYAVRAGGGVNHRMDLASSVLIKDNHLAAVDNDVAFAVRRAREVAPPGVSVEVECDRPDQVEAALAAGADIVLLDNMRLDALRACVQLCRGRAQTEASGGVRLDTVRAIAEAGVDFISVGALTHSAPAMDLALDFE, from the coding sequence ATGACGAACCCTCCCGACGACGGACCGAAGGCCCGACCGAAGGCGAGACGACGCGCGCCGGCGGGGGTTCCCGTCGCGACGCCGGTCGACCCGCTCTACTTCCCGCTCACGCCCGCGCAGGTCACGGCGCTCGTGCGCGACGCGCTGCAGGAAGACGAAGCCCTGAACGACGTGACGACCCTCGCGACCGTGCTCGCGGGGCGGCACGCGCGCGGGCAACTCGTCGCGCGGCAGGCCGGCGTGATCGCCGGCCTCGCGCTCGCGCTCGAAGCCTTCCACCAGCTCGACGCGCGCGTGATCGCGCGCGTGGACGTGCCCGACGGCGTCGAGGTCGCGGCGGGGACGCCGATCGTCTTCCTGTCGGGGCACGCGCGCGGGATCCTCAGCGCGGAGCGGGTCGCACTCAACTTCGTGCAACGGCTCTCGGGCGTCGCGACGCTCACCGCGCGCTACGTGCACGCGGTCGCCGGGACGGGCGCGCGGATCCTCGACACGCGGAAGACGACGCCCGGGTGGCGGCGGCTGGAGAAGTACGCGGTGCGTGCAGGCGGCGGGGTGAATCATCGGATGGACCTCGCGTCATCGGTGCTCATCAAGGACAACCACCTCGCGGCGGTCGACAACGACGTCGCGTTCGCGGTGCGCCGCGCGCGCGAGGTGGCGCCTCCGGGGGTGAGCGTCGAGGTCGAATGCGACCGACCGGACCAGGTCGAGGCCGCGCTCGCGGCCGGGGCGGACATCGTGCTGCTCGACAACATGCGGCTCGACGCGCTGCGGGCGTGCGTGCAGCTCTGCCGCGGGCGGGCGCAGACCGAGGCGTCCGGCGGCGTGCGGCTCGACACCGTGCGCGCGATCGCCGAAGCGGGCGTCGACTTCATCTCGGTCGGCGCGCTCACGCACTCCGCGCCCGCGATGGACCTCGCGCTCGACTTCGAGTAG
- the nadA gene encoding quinolinate synthase produces MSVVTPSPPFAALSDEIRSLAASRDAVILAHNYERPEVQDVADYVGDSLGLSREAAKTAADVIVFCGVHFMAETAKILSPEKTVLLPDLAAGCSLASTIDAAQLRAWKAEHPGAVVVSYVNTTAEVKAESDYCCTSGNAVEVVDAIPADREILFLPDMFLGAHVRRMTGRENIHVWMGECHVHAGIDPEHITLQRAAHPGAEFLIHPECGCATPVVEAMSAGAIDPTDVHILSTEGMIKRPAESTRDEFIVATEIGILHRLRKAHPGKTFYAASDRAQCAYMKVTTLPKVRHALETMTHEITVPNAVAARARRAIERMVAIGGPGGGPGLSGSARAPFRTSDEDPGE; encoded by the coding sequence ATGTCCGTTGTCACTCCATCACCGCCCTTCGCCGCCCTGAGCGACGAGATCCGCTCCCTCGCGGCATCCCGCGACGCCGTCATCCTCGCGCACAACTACGAGCGTCCCGAAGTCCAGGACGTCGCCGATTACGTCGGCGACTCGCTCGGCCTTTCGCGCGAGGCCGCGAAGACCGCCGCCGACGTGATCGTGTTCTGCGGCGTGCACTTCATGGCGGAGACGGCGAAGATCCTTTCGCCGGAGAAGACGGTGCTGCTCCCCGACCTTGCCGCGGGGTGCTCGCTCGCGAGCACGATCGACGCCGCGCAGCTGCGCGCGTGGAAGGCCGAGCACCCGGGCGCGGTCGTCGTCTCGTACGTGAACACGACGGCCGAGGTGAAGGCGGAGAGCGACTACTGCTGCACGAGCGGCAACGCGGTCGAAGTCGTCGACGCGATCCCCGCGGACCGGGAGATCCTCTTCCTCCCCGACATGTTCCTCGGCGCGCACGTCCGGCGGATGACCGGGCGCGAGAACATCCACGTGTGGATGGGCGAGTGCCACGTGCACGCGGGGATCGACCCCGAGCACATCACCCTGCAGCGCGCCGCGCACCCCGGCGCCGAGTTCCTCATCCACCCCGAATGCGGCTGCGCGACGCCGGTGGTCGAGGCGATGTCGGCCGGGGCGATCGACCCGACGGACGTGCACATCCTCTCGACCGAAGGGATGATCAAGCGGCCGGCGGAGAGCACGCGCGACGAGTTCATCGTCGCGACCGAGATCGGGATCCTGCACCGGCTGCGCAAGGCGCACCCGGGCAAGACCTTCTACGCCGCGAGCGACCGCGCGCAGTGCGCGTACATGAAGGTGACCACGCTCCCCAAGGTGCGGCACGCGCTCGAGACGATGACGCACGAAATCACGGTGCCTAACGCCGTCGCGGCGCGGGCGCGGCGCGCGATCGAACGAATGGTCGCGATCGGCGGGCCGGGCGGCGGCCCCGGGCTGTCGGGCTCCGCGCGCGCGCCCTTCCGCACCTCGGACGAGGACCCCGGCGAATGA
- the nadB gene encoding L-aspartate oxidase, with protein sequence MTERLRTRFLVVGTGVAGLHTAWRAAQGVGGDGDVLLLTKRTLFDSATAYAQGGIAAALGAGDSPALHRADTLAAGAALCDADAVQVLVEEGPSRVRELQTAGAAFDLTPTGEIKLGREAAHSRDRIVHARGDQTGAEVARTLVARVRAEGRIRVLEQARVLDLVVDDGPRGRRCAGVRASVAGQAVEITADATVLATGGCGQVYRYTTNPLVATGDGYAIAHRAGAQLADMEFVQFHPTALDTAENPLALVSEAVRGEGALLLNARLERFMPARHPLAELAPRDIVAREIFREQQRTGRVWLDARNLGGTPSNKPGGHPGARVRFAERFPGIYALCTARGIDPERALIPVTPAAHYMMGGVVTDLAGRASLDGLWAVGEVARTGVHGANRLASNSLLEGLVFAERVARDLLVAAAPARGPRRRDGWEVAPLADRGAAQVAADAVRTAMWEGAAIDRTGSGLERCLRQLAGVERRLTGGMTEERNLVETARLIAAGALRRRESRGGHYRSDYPQARLVRSAP encoded by the coding sequence ATGACCGAACGCCTGCGCACCCGTTTTCTCGTCGTCGGGACCGGCGTCGCCGGGCTCCACACTGCGTGGCGAGCCGCGCAGGGAGTGGGCGGCGACGGCGACGTGCTGCTGCTGACGAAGCGCACGCTCTTTGACTCCGCGACGGCCTACGCGCAGGGCGGGATCGCCGCCGCACTCGGCGCGGGCGACTCGCCGGCCCTCCACCGCGCGGACACGCTCGCCGCAGGCGCCGCGCTCTGCGACGCCGACGCGGTCCAGGTGCTCGTGGAAGAAGGCCCGTCGCGCGTGCGCGAGCTGCAGACCGCGGGCGCGGCGTTCGACCTCACCCCGACGGGGGAGATCAAGCTCGGGCGCGAGGCGGCGCACTCGCGCGACCGGATCGTGCACGCGCGGGGCGACCAGACAGGCGCGGAGGTCGCGCGCACGCTCGTCGCGCGGGTGCGGGCCGAGGGGCGCATCCGGGTGCTGGAGCAGGCGCGCGTGCTGGACCTCGTCGTCGACGACGGGCCACGCGGGCGGCGTTGCGCGGGGGTGCGGGCGAGCGTGGCGGGGCAGGCGGTCGAGATCACGGCCGACGCGACGGTGCTCGCGACGGGCGGCTGCGGGCAGGTTTACCGCTACACGACGAACCCGCTCGTCGCGACGGGCGACGGGTACGCGATCGCGCACCGGGCGGGGGCGCAGCTCGCCGACATGGAGTTCGTGCAGTTCCACCCGACGGCGCTCGACACGGCCGAGAACCCGCTGGCGCTCGTCTCGGAGGCGGTGCGCGGCGAGGGGGCGCTGCTGCTCAACGCGCGGCTCGAGCGCTTCATGCCGGCGCGGCACCCGCTCGCCGAGCTCGCGCCGCGCGACATCGTGGCGCGCGAGATCTTCCGCGAGCAGCAGCGCACGGGCCGCGTGTGGCTCGACGCGCGGAACCTCGGTGGGACGCCGAGCAACAAACCCGGCGGCCATCCCGGCGCGCGGGTGCGATTCGCGGAACGGTTCCCGGGGATCTACGCGCTCTGCACGGCGCGAGGGATCGACCCCGAGCGCGCGCTGATCCCGGTCACGCCGGCCGCGCACTACATGATGGGCGGAGTGGTCACGGACCTCGCCGGGCGGGCGTCGCTCGACGGGCTGTGGGCGGTGGGGGAAGTGGCCCGCACGGGGGTGCACGGGGCGAATCGGCTGGCGAGCAACTCGCTGCTCGAAGGGCTGGTGTTCGCGGAGCGGGTCGCGCGGGATCTGCTCGTGGCGGCGGCGCCGGCGAGGGGGCCGCGGCGGCGCGACGGGTGGGAGGTGGCGCCGCTCGCGGACCGGGGGGCGGCGCAGGTCGCCGCCGACGCGGTGCGGACGGCGATGTGGGAAGGGGCGGCGATCGACCGGACCGGGAGCGGGTTGGAGCGGTGCCTGCGGCAGCTGGCGGGGGTGGAACGGCGGTTAACGGGAGGAATGACCGAGGAGCGGAACCTCGTCGAGACGGCGCGGTTGATTGCGGCGGGGGCGTTGCGGCGACGGGAGAGTCGGGGGGGGCACTACCGGAGTGATTATCCGCAGGCGCGCCTCGTTCGTTCGGCTCCGTAG